One window of Inquilinus sp. KBS0705 genomic DNA carries:
- a CDS encoding DUF393 domain-containing protein produces the protein MATLNNHLILFDAECPMCKLYTSAFVHTGLLNKDGRAPYQQLTPDACPMVDRQRAVNEIALINQETGEVSYGINSLFKVIGAAMPWFKPLFEFAPFVWFMTKVYAFISYNRRVIIPTATDTYQYQPEFKLKYRLAYLIFTWAITSVVLTRYAVLLGGIMPVGNLYREFLICGGQVFFQGGIISMFNKSKRWEYVGNMMTISFAGALLLLPVVLLAGVIGQYPVVYASYFMLVAGLMFLEHIRRSKLLHIGWALTISWASYRVIILLAIIYI, from the coding sequence ATGGCAACTTTAAACAATCACCTTATATTATTTGATGCCGAATGCCCGATGTGCAAGTTGTATACCAGTGCTTTTGTACATACCGGCCTTTTAAACAAAGATGGCCGCGCACCTTACCAGCAACTGACCCCTGATGCCTGCCCTATGGTAGACCGGCAACGAGCAGTTAATGAAATTGCATTAATAAACCAGGAAACAGGCGAGGTGAGCTATGGTATTAACAGTTTATTTAAGGTAATTGGCGCGGCAATGCCTTGGTTTAAGCCGTTGTTTGAGTTTGCACCATTTGTATGGTTTATGACAAAGGTATATGCCTTTATATCATACAATCGCCGGGTTATTATCCCAACAGCAACCGATACGTACCAATATCAGCCCGAATTTAAGTTAAAGTACCGCCTGGCCTACTTAATATTTACCTGGGCGATAACCTCTGTAGTGCTTACCAGATACGCTGTATTGCTTGGTGGCATTATGCCGGTAGGCAATTTGTACAGGGAGTTTTTAATATGTGGTGGCCAGGTATTTTTTCAGGGTGGCATCATCAGTATGTTTAACAAATCCAAGCGCTGGGAATATGTTGGCAATATGATGACCATATCTTTTGCCGGCGCGTTACTACTGTTGCCGGTAGTTTTATTGGCGGGTGTAATAGGGCAGTATCCGGTAGTTTATGCCAGCTATTTTATGCTGGTAGCTGGGCTAATGTTTTTAGAACATATACGCCGTAGCAAATTATTGCACATTGGCTGGGCATTAACCATTAGCTGGGCAAGCTACCGTGTAATTATACTATTGGCTATAATTTATATATAA
- a CDS encoding TIGR01777 family protein: MKTYKKIILAGGNGYLGTVLAAYYKDKAEDIIILSRKPKNAEGNIHTLLWDGQKEGQWVKELEGADLLINLCGKNVNCRYTSKNREEIVGSRVQPTVLLGRVIDGLIEPPALWINVTSATIYRHAEDCPQDEDNGEIGYGFSIDVCKQWEKVFFDIDTPHTRKVALRMGIVLGGRDGAFPRLLNLVKLGMGGKQGNGNQYVSWVHEQDAARCTEWILQHPPIKGVVNCTAPNAIKNKDFMSTLREAYGIPFGLSAPAWMLEIGAFFIGTETELILKSRWVAPKRMLDSGYQFLFKDAGYAIRDILSTKI, from the coding sequence ATGAAAACGTATAAAAAAATAATTCTGGCAGGTGGTAATGGGTATTTAGGTACCGTACTTGCCGCTTATTATAAAGACAAAGCCGAGGATATTATCATACTTAGCCGTAAACCTAAAAATGCCGAAGGTAATATACATACGCTACTTTGGGATGGCCAAAAAGAAGGCCAGTGGGTAAAAGAATTAGAAGGGGCCGATTTATTGATAAACCTTTGCGGTAAAAATGTGAATTGCCGCTACACATCAAAAAACCGCGAAGAAATAGTTGGCTCAAGGGTACAACCCACAGTATTATTGGGGCGAGTGATTGATGGCTTAATTGAGCCGCCTGCCTTATGGATAAACGTGACCTCTGCAACCATTTATCGCCACGCCGAAGACTGCCCGCAGGATGAAGATAATGGAGAAATAGGCTATGGGTTTTCTATAGACGTGTGTAAACAATGGGAAAAAGTATTTTTTGACATAGACACGCCGCACACACGCAAAGTAGCGCTGCGTATGGGTATTGTTTTGGGCGGTAGGGACGGTGCTTTCCCGCGGTTGCTTAATCTGGTAAAGTTGGGTATGGGCGGCAAACAAGGTAACGGCAACCAATATGTATCATGGGTGCACGAGCAGGATGCCGCCCGTTGCACCGAGTGGATATTACAGCATCCGCCCATTAAAGGAGTGGTTAATTGCACAGCGCCAAACGCTATTAAAAACAAGGATTTTATGAGCACGCTTCGCGAGGCATATGGTATTCCTTTCGGTTTATCCGCACCAGCATGGATGCTTGAAATTGGCGCATTTTTTATAGGTACCGAAACCGAATTGATATTAAAAAGCCGTTGGGTTGCCCCAAAAAGAATGCTTGATAGTGGCTATCAGTTTTTATTTAAGGATGCCGGATATGCCATACGGGATATATTAAGCACCAAAATATAA
- a CDS encoding prolyl oligopeptidase family serine peptidase produces the protein MNKYLLILGAFTIALTAQAQQAKTLTAKDYERAESFMSYSTSPYIDRAGVYPNWLPGDKFWYSVKTAQGTEFILVDPAKKTRSLAFDHAKLAAALSTASGTKYDANKLPLTISNFSTDGKSIVFTADGKQWKYDATSGQVIADTTKSAAVKGGMQGRRRGGGLEVLSPDGSKAAFIKNYNLWVRDVATGKQTQLTTDGVKDYGYATDNAGWTSSDGPILRWSPDSKKISTFQQDQRKSSDMYLVTTNVGKPTLKAWKYPLPGDKNVTMIERVIIDVENPKVVRLQIPADQHRATLSDDIASSGTFDDNDWNKDGSELAFLSTSRDHKNEKFRIANATTGSVREVFEETVKTQFESGRDAINWRYLPASKEILWYSERDNWGHMYLYDAITGKLKNQITKGDWVVTRLVKVDEKKRELYFLADGREPGNPYHSYFYKIGFNGKGLTLLTPESGSHQVSLSPSQNYFVDTYSKTDMPPVTVLRDMSGKLITNLEKTDVSRLAATGWKAPAEVSVKAHDGTTDIYGLVFTPTKMDPNVKYPVIDYIYPGPQGGSVGSFNFTASRGDNQALAELGFIVVLIEGTSNPSRSKSFHDMSYGNMSENTLPDQVTAIRQLAQKYPIDTTRVGIWGHSGGGFATAAAMFRYPDFFKVGISESGNHDNRNYEDDWGERYDGLAENSDYEAHANQTYAKNLKGKLMLAHGMLDNNVPPYNTLLVVEALEKANKDYDLVIFPNSAHGYGQYSPYMMRRRWDYFVKNLLGATPPKEYQIKGTAIPRN, from the coding sequence ATGAATAAATATTTACTCATCTTAGGCGCTTTTACCATTGCGCTTACCGCCCAGGCTCAGCAGGCAAAAACGCTAACAGCCAAAGATTATGAGCGAGCCGAAAGCTTCATGTCGTACAGTACTTCGCCGTATATCGACAGGGCCGGCGTTTACCCCAACTGGTTGCCCGGCGATAAATTTTGGTATAGCGTAAAAACCGCGCAAGGAACCGAATTTATTTTGGTAGATCCCGCCAAAAAAACACGCTCATTGGCATTTGATCATGCTAAACTGGCTGCGGCACTTTCAACGGCCAGCGGCACTAAGTACGATGCTAATAAATTACCCTTAACCATAAGCAACTTTTCGACCGATGGCAAATCAATAGTTTTTACAGCGGATGGAAAGCAATGGAAATATGATGCCACATCGGGCCAAGTTATTGCTGATACCACAAAATCTGCAGCAGTAAAAGGTGGTATGCAGGGTAGGCGCCGTGGTGGCGGCCTTGAAGTGCTTTCGCCCGATGGTAGTAAAGCAGCCTTTATAAAAAATTATAACCTTTGGGTACGCGATGTAGCAACAGGCAAACAAACCCAGCTAACTACTGACGGGGTTAAAGACTATGGCTATGCAACAGATAACGCCGGCTGGACATCAAGCGATGGCCCTATTTTAAGATGGTCGCCCGATTCAAAAAAGATATCAACTTTTCAGCAAGACCAGCGCAAAAGCAGCGATATGTACCTGGTTACTACCAACGTAGGCAAACCAACCCTTAAAGCCTGGAAATACCCTTTACCCGGCGATAAAAATGTAACCATGATAGAAAGGGTTATTATAGATGTGGAAAATCCTAAAGTTGTGCGCCTGCAAATACCTGCAGACCAACACCGCGCTACATTAAGCGATGATATTGCCAGCAGCGGCACTTTTGATGATAACGACTGGAACAAAGATGGCAGCGAATTAGCCTTCCTATCAACCTCACGCGATCACAAGAACGAGAAATTCCGTATAGCTAATGCTACTACAGGTTCTGTACGTGAGGTATTTGAAGAAACTGTAAAAACTCAATTCGAATCGGGTCGTGATGCTATTAACTGGCGATATTTACCCGCCTCAAAAGAAATATTATGGTACTCTGAGCGCGACAACTGGGGCCATATGTATTTATATGATGCTATCACCGGTAAATTAAAAAATCAAATCACCAAAGGCGACTGGGTAGTAACCCGCTTAGTGAAAGTTGATGAGAAAAAACGCGAACTATACTTTTTAGCCGATGGCCGCGAGCCGGGCAATCCTTATCATTCTTACTTTTACAAAATTGGCTTTAATGGCAAAGGTTTAACCCTGCTCACGCCCGAATCCGGATCGCACCAGGTTAGCTTATCGCCATCGCAGAATTATTTTGTTGACACTTATTCAAAAACAGATATGCCCCCAGTTACCGTTTTACGTGATATGAGTGGCAAGCTGATAACCAACCTGGAGAAAACCGATGTATCGCGATTGGCTGCTACCGGCTGGAAAGCTCCCGCCGAAGTATCGGTAAAAGCGCATGATGGTACTACCGATATTTATGGCCTGGTATTTACACCAACAAAAATGGACCCCAATGTAAAATACCCGGTTATTGATTACATATATCCCGGCCCGCAGGGCGGAAGTGTAGGTAGCTTTAACTTCACTGCATCGCGCGGTGACAATCAGGCATTAGCCGAACTGGGCTTTATTGTAGTATTGATAGAGGGTACAAGCAACCCAAGCCGCTCAAAAAGTTTCCATGATATGAGCTATGGTAACATGTCTGAAAACACGCTGCCCGATCAGGTGACGGCCATTAGGCAGTTAGCGCAAAAATACCCTATCGATACCACCCGTGTGGGTATATGGGGCCACTCGGGCGGTGGCTTTGCAACCGCTGCGGCAATGTTCCGTTATCCTGACTTCTTTAAAGTGGGGATATCCGAATCTGGCAACCATGATAACCGCAATTACGAGGATGATTGGGGCGAACGCTACGACGGTTTAGCAGAAAATTCCGACTATGAAGCCCATGCTAACCAAACCTATGCTAAAAACCTTAAAGGCAAACTAATGCTTGCCCATGGTATGCTTGACAATAACGTACCGCCATACAACACCCTGCTTGTTGTTGAAGCCCTTGAAAAAGCCAATAAGGATTACGACCTGGTGATATTTCCTAACAGCGCACATGGCTACGGCCAGTACTCGCCTTATATGATGCGCCGCAGATGGGATTATTTTGTAAAGAACCTTTTAGGCGCAACACCGCCAAAAGAGTATCAAATAAAAGGTACAGCCATACCACGTAACTAA
- a CDS encoding Crp/Fnr family transcriptional regulator, whose product MTAELKSFINNYVSLDEVELSDIVGRFRSRKLSKNEYLLHEGEICNDLVFVQSGCLRLYYLDDDIEISVWFAFNNSSAIDIYSFISQQPSKYYLQAIEDSEILYLPKTELLKLYETHPKMQEMMRRFWEDAVLNLIDRFTALQRDSAEQRYLDLLSKPPYLQKIPQKYLASFIGVTPTSLSRIRKNIR is encoded by the coding sequence ATGACCGCCGAACTAAAAAGCTTTATTAACAACTATGTTAGCCTTGATGAAGTTGAGCTGAGCGATATAGTAGGCCGTTTTCGGTCGCGGAAATTAAGCAAGAACGAATACCTGTTACATGAGGGTGAAATATGTAACGACCTGGTTTTTGTACAAAGCGGATGCCTGAGGCTATACTACCTTGATGATGACATCGAAATATCGGTATGGTTCGCGTTTAACAATTCCTCGGCTATTGATATCTATAGCTTTATAAGCCAGCAACCATCCAAGTACTACCTGCAAGCCATTGAAGACAGCGAAATACTGTACTTACCCAAAACCGAACTATTAAAACTATATGAAACCCACCCCAAAATGCAGGAGATGATGCGCCGTTTTTGGGAAGATGCGGTATTAAATTTGATAGACCGTTTTACCGCACTGCAACGCGATTCGGCAGAGCAGCGCTATCTCGACCTGTTAAGCAAGCCCCCTTATCTGCAAAAAATACCGCAAAAATACCTGGCATCGTTTATTGGTGTTACACCTACATCATTAAGCCGCATACGCAAAAACATACGGTAA
- a CDS encoding PAS domain S-box protein: MIKNISSIKVWDVARSANRPDWLKVLLPLTASLLATWLNLNPLSVIGQRAPFMIYFGMLFLSAAYGGSRSALVGALCSSSCAFLFLLPKHIMEPPIFIVGIFLFLIIALLFAGLLRAIERMHTNLSQSEQRFRGIIEKSSEGFLMTDIDGGVKYISPSVKELLGYTEQDLMGRTLYSLIHPDEYKAFDYEFLKLCNDYGQITDFLHQLKTKNNEWIWIEGTAINLLKDSYIKAVVFHYRNVTERITRARQQEDFVGMASHELKTPITALKGFLQLLQRSHQKEGRDKDIGLITRMEAQLNRLLNLINDMLDITRIKAGELQYHFEWFDINECIEDVIAAAQASKTTHKIIYESQIPTDIYGDKDRICQVINNLINNAIKYSPGKNVVEIALHIESAMVKVTVKDHGIGIPKDKQKNIFDRFYRVEAISKNTFEGLGLGLYISKEIIKKHSGKLAVESEEGKGSEFWFVLPVK; this comes from the coding sequence ATGATCAAAAATATTTCGTCGATAAAAGTATGGGATGTTGCAAGGTCAGCTAATCGCCCCGATTGGTTAAAAGTGCTACTGCCACTAACCGCATCATTATTAGCAACCTGGCTCAATCTTAATCCACTATCTGTTATTGGGCAACGCGCGCCATTTATGATATACTTTGGTATGCTGTTTTTAAGCGCGGCATATGGTGGCAGCCGCTCAGCATTAGTAGGCGCATTGTGTAGCTCCTCGTGCGCATTTTTATTCCTGTTGCCAAAGCACATTATGGAGCCTCCTATATTTATTGTCGGCATATTTTTGTTTCTTATAATAGCCCTATTGTTTGCCGGCTTACTGCGTGCCATAGAGCGTATGCACACTAATTTATCGCAAAGCGAACAAAGGTTTAGGGGCATCATCGAAAAAAGCTCTGAAGGGTTTTTAATGACTGATATTGATGGCGGTGTAAAGTATATATCACCCTCGGTAAAAGAGTTGCTGGGATACACTGAACAAGATTTAATGGGCCGCACCTTATACAGCCTGATACACCCCGACGAATACAAAGCTTTTGATTATGAATTTTTAAAGCTTTGTAACGATTACGGGCAGATAACGGATTTTTTACATCAGCTAAAAACTAAAAATAACGAATGGATATGGATTGAAGGTACAGCCATAAACCTTTTAAAAGACAGTTATATTAAAGCAGTGGTTTTTCATTACCGAAATGTTACTGAGCGTATTACAAGGGCCAGGCAGCAGGAAGACTTTGTGGGGATGGCATCGCACGAATTAAAAACACCTATAACCGCATTAAAAGGATTTTTACAATTATTACAGCGCAGCCATCAAAAGGAAGGCCGCGACAAGGATATCGGCCTAATTACGCGTATGGAAGCGCAGTTAAACAGGCTGCTAAACCTGATAAACGACATGCTGGATATTACCCGCATAAAAGCTGGCGAGTTGCAATATCATTTTGAATGGTTTGATATAAATGAATGTATTGAAGATGTAATAGCAGCAGCACAGGCATCAAAAACCACACACAAAATTATTTACGAGTCACAAATACCAACGGATATATATGGCGATAAAGACCGTATTTGCCAGGTGATTAACAATTTGATTAATAACGCCATAAAATACTCGCCGGGTAAAAATGTTGTAGAAATAGCACTTCATATTGAATCAGCGATGGTAAAAGTAACCGTGAAAGATCATGGAATTGGTATACCAAAGGATAAACAAAAAAATATATTCGACCGCTTTTACCGGGTGGAGGCCATATCAAAAAACACATTTGAGGGCCTGGGTTTAGGGCTGTATATTTCAAAAGAGATCATTAAAAAACATAGTGGTAAGCTGGCCGTTGAAAGCGAGGAAGGCAAAGGGTCGGAATTTTGGTTTGTTTTGCCTGTTAAATAA